In a genomic window of Chitinophagaceae bacterium:
- a CDS encoding (d)CMP kinase, whose protein sequence is MHKKITIAVDGYSSCGKSTLAKELARELEYVYIDSGAMYRAITYFFLHEKVNFNNKEELQKALKKVKIELKFDKETGIQQTILNGKNIENEIRSMEISDNVSIVSTLPEVRSFLVEIQQSLRNETGIVMDGRDIGTVVFPDAELKIFMTANLEVRTERRLKELLEKNIQVTEEAVQKNLEERDRIDINRETSPLRMAEDAKELDSSFLNKNQQLSIALNWARETIAEFAE, encoded by the coding sequence ATGCATAAAAAAATTACAATAGCAGTAGATGGGTATTCATCCTGCGGTAAATCAACCTTAGCAAAAGAGCTTGCTCGTGAATTGGAGTATGTCTATATCGATTCCGGCGCTATGTACAGGGCAATCACATACTTTTTTTTACACGAAAAAGTAAACTTCAACAACAAAGAAGAATTACAAAAAGCACTCAAAAAGGTAAAAATAGAATTGAAGTTTGATAAAGAAACCGGTATTCAGCAAACCATACTGAATGGTAAAAATATAGAAAATGAAATACGCAGCATGGAAATTTCCGATAATGTAAGCATAGTCAGCACATTGCCTGAGGTTCGTAGTTTTTTGGTTGAAATTCAGCAATCTTTGCGTAATGAAACCGGAATTGTAATGGATGGGAGAGATATCGGTACAGTTGTTTTCCCTGATGCAGAGTTAAAGATTTTTATGACGGCAAATTTAGAGGTACGAACGGAAAGGAGATTAAAAGAATTGCTGGAGAAAAACATACAAGTCACAGAGGAAGCTGTTCAAAAAAACTTAGAAGAAAGAGATCGTATAGATATAAATCGAGAAACCAGTCCGCTTAGAATGGCGGAAGATGCAAAAGAACTAGACAGTAGTTTTTTAAATAAAAACCAGCAACTATCAATTGCATTGAATTGGGCGAGAGAGACGATAGCAGAGTTTGCAGAATAG